From Daucus carota subsp. sativus chromosome 6, DH1 v3.0, whole genome shotgun sequence, the proteins below share one genomic window:
- the LOC108225396 gene encoding uncharacterized protein LOC108225396 isoform X1, translating to MATHAGNIVQDQNISFKLDGPAKGKSIASQGQKKGLGGRKALNDISNSRKPAALQPSKKHNSANVISIAEDFCMSKTKQSVLGKKSVTKAPEKPQVSGRKALIDLTNSGNPSAQAVKKSLSKNLTVVAEEEPPSGEGFLHNHQNCIASQKAVDVDYFLMAVGLRDDTCIQLAPSPRVRRLPMSRNSKLESPLKELVMEEILEMEIEDQLPHSAFTSEYNSTAFGTPHWRSPYIHHRNKAFLASPKFILKESP from the exons ATGGCAACTCACGCCGGTAATATCGTTCAAGATCAGAATATAAGTTTCAAACTAGATG GTCCTGCTAAGGGCAAAAGCATTGCATCCCAGGGCCAAAAGAAAGGACTTGGTGGAAGGAAAGCGCTCAATGATATATCGAACTCAAGGAAGCCTGCAGCACTTCAGCCATCAAAGAAGCACAACTCTGCTAATGTGATCTCTATAGCTGAAGATTTCTGTATGTCAAAGACCAAACAATCTGTTCTGGGAAAGAAAAGTGTGACCAAGGCTCCAGAGAAACCTCAAGTCAGTGGGAGAAAAGCGCTAATTGACCTCACGAACTCTGGTAATCCATCTGCACAGGCAGTGAAGAAGAGTTTGAGCAAGAACTTGACTGTGGTTGCAGAAGAAGAGCCTCCAAGTGGAGAAGGTTTTCTGCACAACCATCAAAATTGCATCGCATCTCAGAAGGCGGTAGATGTGGATTACTTTCTGATGGCTGTTGGATTACGTGATG ATACTTGCATTCAGCTAGCACCATCTCCTAGGGTTCGTCGCTTACCTATGTCAAGAAACTCAAAG CTGGAAAGTCCTCTGAAGGAATTAGTAATGGAGGAGATTTTGGAGATGGAGATTGAAGACCAACTCCCTCACTCTGCATTTACCAGTGAATACAACTCAACAGCTTTTGGTACTCCACACTGGCGAAGCCCGTATATCCACCACCGGAACAAGGCCTTTCTTGCAAGTCCAAAATTCATTCTGAAGGAGAGTCCCTGA
- the LOC108225396 gene encoding uncharacterized protein LOC108225396 isoform X2, with amino-acid sequence MATHAGPAKGKSIASQGQKKGLGGRKALNDISNSRKPAALQPSKKHNSANVISIAEDFCMSKTKQSVLGKKSVTKAPEKPQVSGRKALIDLTNSGNPSAQAVKKSLSKNLTVVAEEEPPSGEGFLHNHQNCIASQKAVDVDYFLMAVGLRDDTCIQLAPSPRVRRLPMSRNSKLESPLKELVMEEILEMEIEDQLPHSAFTSEYNSTAFGTPHWRSPYIHHRNKAFLASPKFILKESP; translated from the exons ATGGCAACTCACGCCG GTCCTGCTAAGGGCAAAAGCATTGCATCCCAGGGCCAAAAGAAAGGACTTGGTGGAAGGAAAGCGCTCAATGATATATCGAACTCAAGGAAGCCTGCAGCACTTCAGCCATCAAAGAAGCACAACTCTGCTAATGTGATCTCTATAGCTGAAGATTTCTGTATGTCAAAGACCAAACAATCTGTTCTGGGAAAGAAAAGTGTGACCAAGGCTCCAGAGAAACCTCAAGTCAGTGGGAGAAAAGCGCTAATTGACCTCACGAACTCTGGTAATCCATCTGCACAGGCAGTGAAGAAGAGTTTGAGCAAGAACTTGACTGTGGTTGCAGAAGAAGAGCCTCCAAGTGGAGAAGGTTTTCTGCACAACCATCAAAATTGCATCGCATCTCAGAAGGCGGTAGATGTGGATTACTTTCTGATGGCTGTTGGATTACGTGATG ATACTTGCATTCAGCTAGCACCATCTCCTAGGGTTCGTCGCTTACCTATGTCAAGAAACTCAAAG CTGGAAAGTCCTCTGAAGGAATTAGTAATGGAGGAGATTTTGGAGATGGAGATTGAAGACCAACTCCCTCACTCTGCATTTACCAGTGAATACAACTCAACAGCTTTTGGTACTCCACACTGGCGAAGCCCGTATATCCACCACCGGAACAAGGCCTTTCTTGCAAGTCCAAAATTCATTCTGAAGGAGAGTCCCTGA